The Poseidonibacter lekithochrous region CAAAGATTGGACTAATGCAGGAACAGATGGAAACTATGATGTATATACAAAAGATAGTGGTGGAAATACAGTAACACTAAAAATAGATAACGATATCAATACAAATATAATATAAAAAAGTAAGGGGAATTAAAAAATGAAAATGAAAAAACTATTATTAATATTAACAGCAGGTGTAGTAATAAATTTAAATGCAGGAATGGTTTCTGCAATAACAGGTGAAAATGTATCTAAAGATGATTATAAAAATAAAGATAGAGGGATTATTGTAGATCAAGATGTGGATGGAGATGGAATTATTGATTCTAAAGATGATTGTTTAGAAACAAAGCCTTGTCAAGCTGAAGGTTGTCAAAAGGAAGAGAAAAAAGTGGTAATCCTAGATACAGATAAAGATGGAGTATTAGATAATATCGATGAGTGTAAAAGTACACCACTAGGATATAAAGTTGATAGTATAGGATGTAGTATTTTAGTAGATTTAAGTGTTCAGTTTGATACAAACAAATATAATATTAAGACAAACTATACAGAAAAATTAGATGAATTTATTAATTTTATGAAAAAACATGAAAATTTCAAAGCTGTAATTGAAGGTCATACTGATAGTGTGGGTACTGAAAAGAATAATCAAATCCTTTCTGATAATAGAGCAAAAAGTGTAAGAGAATATATTATCGAAAATGGAATTGAAGAATCAAGACTTGAGTCTGTTGGATATGGAGAATTAAAGCCAATAGAAACAAATGATACAATTGTAGGAAAAGCATCAAATAGAAGAGTTGTTGCGGTTTTACAAAAATAGATAAGAGAATAGTATACTCATTTTGAGTATACTTCTTTTATTTTAAAGATACATATATGAAAACTTTTAAATTCTTATTTTTAATCACATACTTTTTAACAATACTTCTACATGCCAACGAAATAGATACTGGTATATCTTTTACTAAAAAAGAGTTAGCTTTTATTAAAAAACATCCACAAATTAAATTTAGTGATGTTTCATGGAAACCTTTTTTTGAAATAAACAATAATCAAAATAGTGGTATTTTTAAAGAATATTATAAATTAATAGAAGAAAGAACAGGCCTTAAATTTGAGTTTGTTCAAATTGGTGATGGAATTAATTTTCAACTAGTTTTAGATGCTTTGAAAAATAAAGAAATTGATATGATTGATGGGACAGGAAAGACAATAAGTAGAGAGAAATATGCTTTGTTTTCTGATCCATTAATGAAAGTTAGTTTGGCAATTGTAAGTAATAAAATAAAAAAGTATCAAAGTTTAAGTGAATTAAAAAATAAAAAAATTGTAGTAGCTAGAGGAAGTACTGCTTCTGAATATGTACAAGAATTTTTCCCTAATAAAGAGTTGATATATACAAATGGAATTAGAGAAGCTATATCTTTAGTAGATTCGAGAAAAGCTGATGCCTTGATTGATAATATAGTAGTTCTAGATCATTTAATAAAAGAAAATAGTTTTAAAAAGGTGCAGATTTCTGGTATTCTTAACTATGATTTTACTATCTATTCACTAATTAGAAATGATTATGAAATACTCCAATCTATATTAAATAAAGCTATAAATTCAATAACAAAAGATGAATTACATAAAATCAATAATAAGCTTATTTTATCGACTATTAGACCTCACAAAAATAAAATCTTATTTACTGATGAGGAATACAAATATATAAATAATAAAGTATTTAAAATAGGTGTTTTAAGTAGTGCTTATCCTTTCTCTTTTTATGAAGATAATAATATTAAAGGCTTATCTTTTGATTTAATAAATCTTTTAATTAAAAAAAGTAATTTAAAAATTGAATATGTTGTAGATTCATGGAGTAAGAATGCAGAAAGATTTAAAAATGGAGAACTGGATTTAATTGATTCAATTTCTTATAATACTAAAAGAAGTAAATATACAAATTTTTCAAAAAGCTATTATGAAATACCTCATGTGATTTTCACAAGAAAAGATGAGTTTAATAATTATAAAAGTATTGAATCTCTTGTTGGAAAAAAGATTGGAATAAGTAAAGACATTTATTACTATGATGATTTAGAGAAATTAGGTATTTTTGAATTAATTAGATTTGGAAATACAAAAGAAAAAATGAAAGCATTATCCTTGGGAAAAGTTGATGCTATATTTAATAATTTAGTAAGTGGTCAAAAGCATATTAAACTCATAGGCTATAAAAATTTAAAAATATTGGATGAAATTCCTTCAAGTCTTGTAAAAAGAGAAGATCTTAGAATTGGTATAAGAAAAAGTGATCAACTTTTGCATTCTATAATAAATAAGAGTTTTGAGGCTATTACTTTTGAAGAAAAAAGAAATCTACTTATAAAATGGTTCTCATCTGAGAATATAAAACGTTTTAATAAAATCAATTATACAAAAGAAGAATCAGAGTACTTCAAAAAGAAAAAGAGTTTAAGTTTATGTGTTGATCCAAATTGGATGCCTTTTGATAAACTTGAAAAAAATGTTCAAATTGGGATGAATAGTGAGTTTATAAAAATTATTCAATCAAATATTAATATCCCTATAAAAATCTTACCTAGCAGTACTTTTAGAGAAGCTTTATCTTATGCAAAAAATGGGAAGTGTGATTTCTTATCCTTAATTGCAAAAACTGAAAATAGAAATAATTATTTAAACTTTACTAAATCTTATTTGGATGTTACCTTAGTTTTAGTTACACAACTTACTGAAGCTTCAATTTATGATATTAAATCTTTAAAGAATAAAACTATTGCAGTTCAAAGAGATAGTTCACTTGTTGATTTAATTAGAAATAATTATCCTCATTTGAAATTATTAGAAGTAGAGAATAATGAAGAAGGATTAGAAAAAGTAAAAGAAAATAAAGTATATGCTTTAGCAGGTAGTTTAGTTTCAATTGGTTATCACTTTCAAAAAGGTGAGCATAATCAATTAAAAATCAGTGGTACTTTTAATGAAAAACTAAAACTTGGTTTTGCTGTTAATAAAAATGATGAAGTATTATTTTCTATAATGAAAA contains the following coding sequences:
- a CDS encoding OmpA family protein is translated as MKMKKLLLILTAGVVINLNAGMVSAITGENVSKDDYKNKDRGIIVDQDVDGDGIIDSKDDCLETKPCQAEGCQKEEKKVVILDTDKDGVLDNIDECKSTPLGYKVDSIGCSILVDLSVQFDTNKYNIKTNYTEKLDEFINFMKKHENFKAVIEGHTDSVGTEKNNQILSDNRAKSVREYIIENGIEESRLESVGYGELKPIETNDTIVGKASNRRVVAVLQK
- a CDS encoding transporter substrate-binding domain-containing protein → MKTFKFLFLITYFLTILLHANEIDTGISFTKKELAFIKKHPQIKFSDVSWKPFFEINNNQNSGIFKEYYKLIEERTGLKFEFVQIGDGINFQLVLDALKNKEIDMIDGTGKTISREKYALFSDPLMKVSLAIVSNKIKKYQSLSELKNKKIVVARGSTASEYVQEFFPNKELIYTNGIREAISLVDSRKADALIDNIVVLDHLIKENSFKKVQISGILNYDFTIYSLIRNDYEILQSILNKAINSITKDELHKINNKLILSTIRPHKNKILFTDEEYKYINNKVFKIGVLSSAYPFSFYEDNNIKGLSFDLINLLIKKSNLKIEYVVDSWSKNAERFKNGELDLIDSISYNTKRSKYTNFSKSYYEIPHVIFTRKDEFNNYKSIESLVGKKIGISKDIYYYDDLEKLGIFELIRFGNTKEKMKALSLGKVDAIFNNLVSGQKHIKLIGYKNLKILDEIPSSLVKREDLRIGIRKSDQLLHSIINKSFEAITFEEKRNLLIKWFSSENIKRFNKINYTKEESEYFKKKKSLSLCVDPNWMPFDKLEKNVQIGMNSEFIKIIQSNINIPIKILPSSTFREALSYAKNGKCDFLSLIAKTENRNNYLNFTKSYLDVTLVLVTQLTEASIYDIKSLKNKTIAVQRDSSLVDLIRNNYPHLKLLEVENNEEGLEKVKENKVYALAGSLVSIGYHFQKGEHNQLKISGTFNEKLKLGFAVNKNDEVLFSIMKKLVFSISEEDKQRIMNKWFSINYGRSFDYELFWKVMIVACLIILFFIYRHYEIKRSNKQLHESVKEEVNRSRDKDKLLFHQNKMVSMGQMIENIAHQWRQPLSQINSSILIIDDILYEKKIKDKVLLEKLNEIESMTQYMSDTINDFREFTSPDKRRVNFDICMVVERSINIIKASFLFNKIEIDFYKNSDIIFYNGYPNELQQVLLVMLNNAKDVLLMRNIKDPEVTIRIVENDKSYQVFIKDNGGGIDSEVLDKIFEPYFTTKHPSKGTGLGLYLSKKIIEEGMGGSIYVQNDTVGANFVITLKKESNG